One region of Pseudomonas sp. ABC1 genomic DNA includes:
- the plsX gene encoding phosphate acyltransferase PlsX yields MSAPIIAIDAMGGDFGPRCIVPASLECLADSPSLCLALVGQRSLLEELVTKYGRVDHARLSIIDAEEVVGMDERPTQALRGKPRSSMRLALEQVRDGQAHACVSAGNTGALMALSRHILKTLPGVDRPAMVTAIPTQAAPCLLLDLGANVDCDAEHLYQFAVMGSVAAQTLGVARPRVALLNVGVEPIKGNQQVKQAALLLERAVDIHYRGFIEGDGVFRGEADVAVCDGFVGNILLKSSEGLVEMVAARADAMFRRSPFTRFLGLLAMPLLRRLKGDLAPAQYNGASFLGLQGIVVKSHGSAGHEGFKAAILRAARDVEQNLPQRLHDRLEQLLVTGRQPPDVTA; encoded by the coding sequence TTGTCCGCTCCGATTATCGCGATCGACGCAATGGGCGGGGACTTCGGTCCCCGTTGCATTGTTCCGGCCAGTCTCGAATGCCTGGCTGATTCCCCTTCGCTGTGCCTGGCCCTGGTTGGCCAACGTTCCCTGTTAGAAGAGCTCGTGACCAAGTATGGTCGCGTCGATCACGCACGCCTGTCGATTATCGATGCCGAAGAAGTCGTTGGCATGGATGAGCGGCCGACCCAGGCGCTGCGCGGCAAGCCGCGCTCATCGATGCGTCTGGCGCTCGAGCAGGTGCGTGACGGTCAGGCGCATGCCTGTGTCAGTGCCGGCAATACCGGGGCGTTGATGGCGTTGTCCCGGCATATCCTCAAGACCCTGCCGGGAGTGGATCGCCCTGCGATGGTCACGGCTATTCCGACGCAAGCTGCACCCTGTCTGCTGCTCGACCTTGGGGCCAATGTCGACTGCGATGCCGAGCATCTGTATCAGTTCGCTGTCATGGGCTCGGTCGCCGCGCAGACGCTCGGCGTGGCGCGGCCCAGGGTCGCACTGCTCAATGTCGGGGTGGAGCCGATCAAGGGCAACCAGCAGGTCAAGCAGGCGGCGCTGTTGCTCGAGCGGGCGGTGGATATCCATTACCGGGGTTTTATCGAAGGTGATGGGGTCTTTCGTGGCGAGGCGGATGTCGCGGTGTGCGATGGTTTCGTCGGCAATATCCTGCTCAAGTCCAGCGAGGGGCTGGTGGAAATGGTCGCGGCGCGGGCCGATGCGATGTTCCGTCGCTCGCCGTTCACGCGTTTCCTTGGGCTGCTGGCGATGCCTTTGTTGCGCCGTCTCAAGGGCGATCTGGCACCTGCTCAATACAACGGTGCCAGCTTCCTCGGACTGCAAGGGATCGTGGTGAAGAGCCATGGCTCGGCAGGTCATGAGGGTTTCAAGGCTGCTATTCTTCGCGCGGCCAGGGATGTCGAGCAGAACCTGCCGCAGCGTCTGCATGACCGCCTGGAGCAGTTGCTGGTGACCGGTCGCCAGCCGCCGGATGTGACCGCATAG
- the rpmF gene encoding 50S ribosomal protein L32, whose product MAVQQNKKSRSARDMRRSHDALEANALSVEKSTGEVHLRHHVSPDGFYRGRKVIDKGADE is encoded by the coding sequence ATGGCTGTTCAGCAGAACAAAAAATCCCGTTCCGCCCGCGACATGCGTCGTTCGCATGACGCCCTTGAGGCGAACGCCCTGTCCGTGGAAAAGAGCACTGGTGAAGTTCACCTGCGCCACCACGTTTCCCCGGACGGTTTCTACCGTGGTCGCAAAGTGATCGACAAGGGCGCTGACGAGTAA
- a CDS encoding YceD family protein — protein MFKGPIPPHVDPRKLADRAITLEGDIPLSGFARLTEPLEGDQGVVHARFSFGRDEQNTVVIRSQLEVEVTMICQRCLEQVALPVYSECEYAVVGEGKSTEHLPKGYDVLEVGEDPLDLLALAEDELLLALPIVPLHDHEICQPPAGPEVPGPSEDEVTRSNPFSVLAQLKRDPNV, from the coding sequence ATGTTTAAAGGACCAATACCTCCGCACGTCGATCCGCGCAAGCTGGCAGACCGGGCCATTACCCTTGAAGGTGATATACCGCTGTCCGGATTCGCTCGACTGACTGAGCCCCTTGAAGGGGATCAGGGTGTGGTGCATGCCCGTTTCAGTTTTGGGCGTGACGAGCAGAATACCGTGGTTATCCGCAGTCAGCTCGAGGTCGAGGTCACGATGATCTGCCAGCGCTGCCTTGAGCAGGTTGCCTTACCCGTCTACAGCGAGTGCGAGTATGCAGTCGTTGGTGAGGGAAAGAGCACCGAGCATTTGCCCAAAGGCTACGACGTGCTGGAAGTGGGAGAAGATCCTCTGGATCTGCTGGCGCTGGCCGAAGACGAGCTGTTGCTCGCTCTGCCGATTGTTCCACTCCATGACCATGAAATTTGCCAGCCGCCGGCTGGGCCTGAAGTGCCCGGACCGAGTGAGGACGAGGTAACGCGGTCCAACCCGTTCAGCGTACTGGCGCAGTTAAAGCGTGACCCAAACGTTTAG
- a CDS encoding DUF2061 domain-containing protein — protein sequence MLKTLTFTIMHFCIAFGVAYALTGSIAVSGLVAAVEPLCNSVGFYFHEKVWQRFEKNRAAPASRPTHAWLHHHA from the coding sequence ATGCTCAAGACACTGACCTTCACCATCATGCACTTTTGCATTGCCTTCGGCGTGGCCTACGCCCTTACCGGCAGCATCGCTGTCAGTGGACTGGTGGCAGCCGTCGAACCCCTGTGCAACTCGGTGGGTTTCTATTTCCACGAAAAGGTATGGCAACGCTTCGAGAAAAACCGCGCCGCGCCGGCCAGCCGCCCCACACATGCCTGGCTGCATCATCACGCCTGA
- a CDS encoding nucleoside triphosphate pyrophosphatase: MRNILLASSSRYRHELLQRLRLPFESAAPDIDESPRTEESARDLVMRLAREKAQALAGNHRDHLIIGSDQVAVLGERILGKPHTFERACEQLKAASGRSVSFLTGLALLDSHTGRLQLDCIPFTVHFRELSDTSIERYLLAEQPYDCAGSFKSEGLGISLFRKTEGEDATSLVGLPLIRLVDMLLNEGIQIP, encoded by the coding sequence ATGCGCAACATTCTATTAGCCTCCAGCTCCCGCTACCGCCACGAACTGCTGCAACGTCTCCGCCTGCCTTTCGAAAGCGCGGCACCGGATATAGATGAAAGCCCAAGGACGGAGGAAAGCGCTCGCGACCTCGTGATGCGCCTGGCCCGGGAAAAGGCTCAGGCACTCGCAGGCAACCACCGCGACCACCTGATCATTGGCTCGGATCAGGTTGCCGTACTTGGCGAGCGCATCCTGGGCAAACCCCACACTTTCGAGCGCGCCTGCGAACAACTCAAGGCTGCCAGCGGCAGAAGCGTCAGCTTCCTCACGGGATTGGCATTGCTCGACAGCCACACAGGCCGACTGCAACTGGACTGCATCCCCTTCACCGTTCACTTCCGCGAGCTGAGCGATACATCCATCGAGCGCTATCTGCTGGCCGAACAGCCTTACGACTGCGCCGGCAGCTTCAAGTCGGAAGGCCTGGGAATCAGCCTGTTCAGGAAGACCGAGGGAGAGGACGCCACCAGCCTGGTCGGACTGCCGCTGATCAGGCTGGTGGACATGCTGTTGAACGAGGGTATCCAGATACCCTGA